The following proteins are co-located in the Trichormus variabilis 0441 genome:
- a CDS encoding alpha-amylase family glycosyl hydrolase, producing the protein MAKPIEFTLFAPYNKGAALIASFSDWQEIPMQKGDDGYFRATIELEDGTYQYKFRVQTRSWFFEEDQWVDVTDPYATDIDESSGKDNGIIKIKDGEKIVDTYVWQHDDKPLPADHELVIYELHVGDFSGGEDDLYARGKYKHVIEKLDYLCELGINAIELLPVKEYPGDYSWGYNPRYFFATESSYGSTADLKKLVDECHQRGIRIIMDGIYNHSEASSPLTQIDHDYWYHHEPRDPDNNWGPEFNYEHYDENLETYPARKFIGDTVRYWVGEYHLDGIRYDAARQIANYDFMHWIAQEAKKTAGAKPFYNVAEHIPETTSITNLDGPMDGCWHDSFYHTIKAHICGDTFDLESLKDVIDPKRQGFLGATNVVNYLTNHDHDHIMVELGNREIFHDEAFRRAKLGTAILMTAVGVPLIWMGEEFGEYKPKQQDQSKIDWTLLGNDLNRSLFDYYRGLIGLRKNNHALYTENIDFIHENPEAKVLAYSRWNDEGSRVVVVTNFSEDFLAGYHVPNFPSGGTWHEWTGDYDVEAGDDGIITDIGPYEAKVFVWQ; encoded by the coding sequence ATGGCAAAGCCCATTGAATTTACCTTATTTGCACCCTATAACAAAGGAGCAGCATTAATTGCCTCATTTTCCGATTGGCAAGAAATTCCTATGCAAAAAGGTGATGATGGTTATTTTCGCGCAACTATTGAATTAGAAGATGGTACATATCAATATAAATTTCGTGTACAAACAAGATCATGGTTTTTTGAAGAAGATCAATGGGTAGATGTTACAGACCCTTATGCTACTGATATTGATGAATCAAGTGGTAAAGATAATGGCATCATCAAAATAAAAGATGGTGAAAAAATTGTTGATACATATGTTTGGCAACATGATGATAAACCTTTACCTGCTGACCACGAATTAGTTATTTATGAATTACACGTAGGTGACTTTTCTGGTGGAGAAGATGACCTTTATGCACGGGGCAAATATAAACACGTTATTGAAAAGTTAGATTATTTGTGTGAATTGGGCATCAATGCCATTGAGTTGTTACCAGTAAAAGAATATCCAGGTGATTATAGTTGGGGTTATAATCCTCGCTATTTCTTTGCTACTGAATCCAGCTATGGTTCTACAGCTGATTTAAAAAAATTGGTTGATGAATGCCATCAACGAGGTATTCGCATCATTATGGACGGGATTTATAACCACTCCGAAGCATCCAGTCCATTAACACAAATTGACCATGACTACTGGTATCACCATGAACCACGCGACCCTGATAATAACTGGGGGCCAGAGTTTAATTACGAACACTATGATGAAAATTTAGAGACTTATCCAGCAAGAAAATTTATTGGTGATACTGTCAGATATTGGGTCGGAGAATATCATCTAGATGGTATTCGCTACGATGCAGCAAGGCAAATAGCCAACTACGATTTCATGCACTGGATTGCTCAAGAAGCAAAGAAAACTGCCGGAGCAAAACCATTCTATAATGTTGCTGAACACATCCCAGAAACCACTAGCATTACTAATTTAGATGGGCCGATGGATGGATGTTGGCATGATAGTTTTTACCACACCATTAAAGCTCATATATGCGGTGACACCTTTGATTTAGAAAGTCTCAAAGATGTCATTGACCCTAAACGCCAAGGTTTCTTGGGTGCAACTAATGTTGTGAACTATCTCACCAACCATGACCATGACCATATCATGGTGGAGCTAGGTAATCGAGAAATTTTTCACGACGAAGCTTTTAGAAGAGCTAAACTGGGAACTGCAATTTTAATGACAGCTGTTGGTGTACCTTTGATTTGGATGGGAGAAGAATTCGGCGAGTATAAACCCAAACAACAAGACCAATCTAAAATTGATTGGACACTCTTAGGTAATGATCTCAATCGTAGTTTGTTTGATTACTACAGAGGATTGATAGGTTTACGTAAGAATAATCACGCGTTGTATACAGAAAATATTGATTTCATCCACGAAAATCCAGAAGCCAAGGTGTTAGCCTACAGCCGTTGGAATGATGAAGGTTCTCGTGTGGTAGTGGTGACGAATTTCTCCGAAGACTTCCTCGCCGGTTATCATGTCCCTAATTTCCCCTCTGGTGGTACATGGCATGAGTGGACTGGCGACTATGATGTTGAAGCTGGTGATGATGGTATCATCACTGATATCGGGCCTTATGAAGCTAAGGTATTTGTTTGGCAGTAA
- a CDS encoding DUF1823 family protein, whose protein sequence is MSELPPLNTDTIWGILNDQIDDATVMQLVWYYLGYRYDATTEKWDNNAVPSEWRDEYPEPPNFLESRPATMKLTRSIPKQYKQITKEKLGFKGYKIGTFTPRETRRATSANWLLSYLQQQIDQGK, encoded by the coding sequence ATGTCTGAACTACCACCATTGAATACAGATACTATCTGGGGTATTCTCAACGATCAAATTGATGATGCTACAGTCATGCAATTAGTTTGGTATTACCTGGGCTATCGCTACGACGCAACAACAGAGAAATGGGACAACAACGCCGTTCCATCAGAATGGCGTGATGAGTATCCAGAACCACCAAACTTTCTAGAAAGTCGCCCTGCAACGATGAAATTAACTCGTTCTATTCCTAAACAATACAAACAAATTACCAAAGAGAAACTGGGTTTTAAAGGGTATAAAATTGGTACCTTTACACCAAGAGAAACTCGCAGAGCTACTTCTGCTAACTGGTTGCTAAGTTATTTGCAGCAGCAAATTGACCAAGGCAAATAA
- a CDS encoding universal stress protein, whose product MIEKILLAVSGLGHAEEMLKTLKEVPSIQSAKVTVLHVVPSQATSSAMTDKWEEGGKILANAIQSLNLDPSQVSSILRQGDPKDVVCQVADEIDADLIIMGSRGLKRLQSILSNSVSQYVFQLSSRPMLLVKDDIYVKKIKRVMVAIDNSDAAKHCLNLALFLLQGIVGSQLILANVTTDLRGKTSDVSEINPDKNPVLASAVAEAQKYGVQTRCFTSSGKPGEEICRLADELNVDLLLLGSPDRRPSVAKNFVDLDRLIGASLSDYVRVNASCPVLLARTTG is encoded by the coding sequence ATGATAGAAAAGATTTTGCTAGCTGTTTCTGGATTGGGACACGCAGAAGAAATGCTCAAAACTTTGAAAGAAGTGCCATCAATCCAATCTGCAAAAGTTACAGTCCTGCACGTAGTTCCTTCTCAAGCAACATCTTCTGCCATGACAGATAAATGGGAAGAAGGTGGCAAAATTTTGGCTAATGCAATTCAGAGTTTGAACTTAGATCCTAGCCAGGTTTCTTCGATTTTGCGCCAAGGAGATCCTAAAGATGTTGTTTGTCAGGTAGCCGATGAAATTGACGCTGACTTAATTATTATGGGTTCACGCGGACTTAAACGTCTGCAATCGATTTTATCAAACTCAGTGAGTCAGTATGTCTTTCAGCTGTCTTCTCGCCCAATGTTACTGGTTAAAGATGACATTTATGTCAAAAAAATTAAGCGCGTGATGGTAGCGATTGATAATTCTGATGCAGCAAAACATTGCTTAAATCTAGCCTTGTTTTTGTTGCAGGGTATTGTCGGTAGTCAATTAATTTTGGCTAATGTGACAACCGATTTGCGTGGTAAAACCTCAGATGTATCGGAAATTAACCCAGATAAAAATCCTGTTTTGGCTTCAGCCGTAGCGGAAGCACAAAAATATGGTGTACAAACTCGCTGCTTTACCAGTAGCGGCAAACCAGGAGAAGAAATCTGTCGCCTAGCAGATGAGTTGAACGTAGATTTATTATTACTCGGATCACCCGATCGCCGTCCGTCGGTGGCTAAGAATTTTGTCGATCTAGACAGACTCATCGGTGCTTCACTGTCAGACTATGTGCGAGTTAATGCTAGCTGTCCTGTATTATTAGCGAGGACAACTGGTTAA
- a CDS encoding zinc-dependent alcohol dehydrogenase family protein — MRAMILDAPRQPLRLTELPIPRPNSEQVLIRVHACAVCRTDLHIVDGELTHPKLPLILGHQIVGTIEALGEKVDQFHLGQRVGVPWLGHTCAHCPYCLSGRENLCDYAEFTGYNIDGGYADYTVADHHFCFPLDPTYPDLQAAPLLCGGLIGYRAYNMTGDAEKLGFYGFGSSAHILIQLARYQGRKVFAFTRPGDIDGQEFARQLGANWAGDSDVLPPESLDAAIIFAPVGKLVPTALRAVAKGGVVVCAGIHMSDIPSFPYSILWEERVLRSVANLTRQDGEEFLTIAPQIPIRTKINSFPLTQANEALDALRSGKIEGSAVLVMK; from the coding sequence ATGCGCGCCATGATTTTAGACGCACCGCGTCAACCCTTACGCCTGACAGAGTTACCAATACCAAGACCTAATTCTGAGCAAGTATTGATTCGCGTTCATGCTTGCGCCGTCTGTCGCACTGATTTACATATAGTGGATGGAGAATTGACACACCCAAAACTACCTTTGATTTTGGGACATCAAATTGTAGGGACGATTGAGGCTTTAGGGGAAAAAGTTGATCAATTTCATCTAGGTCAAAGGGTTGGTGTACCTTGGTTGGGTCATACTTGCGCTCATTGTCCTTACTGTCTCTCTGGGCGGGAAAACCTCTGTGATTATGCTGAATTTACAGGTTATAATATAGACGGCGGCTATGCAGACTATACAGTAGCTGACCACCACTTTTGTTTTCCTTTAGACCCCACTTATCCAGACTTACAAGCTGCACCTCTGTTATGTGGCGGTTTAATTGGCTACCGGGCTTACAATATGACTGGAGATGCTGAGAAACTCGGTTTTTACGGTTTCGGTTCCTCTGCTCATATCTTAATTCAGTTAGCACGTTATCAAGGGCGCAAAGTATTTGCTTTCACTCGTCCTGGGGATATTGATGGGCAAGAATTTGCCCGTCAATTAGGTGCAAATTGGGCTGGTGACTCAGATGTATTACCGCCAGAATCTTTAGATGCAGCAATTATTTTTGCACCAGTGGGGAAACTAGTTCCTACCGCCTTGCGTGCAGTTGCTAAAGGTGGTGTAGTCGTTTGTGCTGGTATTCATATGAGCGATATCCCCTCATTTCCCTACAGCATTCTTTGGGAAGAACGGGTGTTAAGGTCTGTAGCTAATTTAACACGCCAAGATGGCGAAGAGTTTCTGACTATCGCGCCGCAAATTCCCATCCGGACAAAGATTAATTCTTTCCCCTTGACTCAAGCTAATGAGGCTTTAGATGCGCTACGTAGTGGCAAAATAGAGGGGTCTGCTGTTTTAGTGATGAAGTGA
- a CDS encoding DUF4278 domain-containing protein: MKLCYRGLSYEYEPNQAEKYQVSHGQRSHKLKYRGIAYDTNPEVTVDKVSLSFVAHKLIYRGIAYFISRTQPEINPVDGAVKIHGLV; this comes from the coding sequence ATGAAACTTTGCTATCGTGGTTTGAGTTATGAATACGAACCCAATCAAGCAGAAAAATACCAAGTTTCCCACGGTCAGCGATCGCATAAGTTAAAGTATCGGGGGATTGCTTATGATACTAACCCTGAGGTAACAGTAGACAAAGTTAGTTTATCATTTGTAGCGCATAAATTAATTTACCGAGGAATCGCTTACTTTATCAGTAGAACTCAACCAGAAATTAACCCAGTCGATGGAGCAGTAAAAATTCACGGGTTGGTATAA
- the nifH gene encoding nitrogenase iron protein: MSIDKKIRQIAFYGKGGIGKSTTSQNTLAAMAEMGQRILIVGCDPKADSTRLMLHSKAQTTVLHLAAERGAVEDLELDEVMLTGFRGVKCVESGGPEPGVGCAGRGIITAINFLEENGAYQDVDFVSYDVLGDVVCGGFAMPIRENKAQEIYIVTSGEMMAMYAANNIARGILKYAHTGGVRLGGLICNSRNVDREIELIETLAKRLNTQMIHYVPRDNIVQHAELRRMTVNEYAPDSNQGNEYRILANKIINNENLKIPTPIEMEELEELLIEFGILESEENAAKMIATTSESKSK; this comes from the coding sequence ATGAGTATCGACAAGAAAATTAGACAAATTGCTTTCTACGGTAAAGGCGGTATTGGTAAGTCTACCACTTCTCAAAACACCTTGGCAGCTATGGCAGAAATGGGTCAACGCATCCTCATCGTAGGTTGCGACCCTAAAGCTGACTCCACCCGTTTGATGCTCCATTCCAAAGCTCAAACCACCGTACTTCACTTGGCGGCTGAACGTGGTGCAGTAGAAGACCTCGAACTCGACGAAGTAATGCTGACTGGTTTCCGTGGCGTTAAGTGCGTAGAATCTGGTGGTCCAGAACCCGGTGTAGGTTGCGCTGGTCGTGGTATCATCACCGCCATTAACTTCTTAGAAGAAAACGGCGCTTACCAAGACGTTGACTTCGTATCTTATGACGTATTAGGCGACGTTGTATGCGGTGGTTTCGCAATGCCTATCCGCGAAAATAAAGCGCAAGAAATCTACATCGTTACCTCTGGTGAAATGATGGCGATGTATGCTGCTAACAACATCGCTCGTGGTATTTTGAAATATGCACACACTGGTGGTGTACGTTTAGGCGGCTTGATTTGTAATAGCCGTAACGTTGACAGAGAAATCGAACTCATCGAAACTCTGGCAAAACGTTTGAACACCCAAATGATTCACTACGTACCCCGCGACAACATTGTTCAACACGCTGAGTTGCGCCGGATGACAGTTAACGAATACGCACCCGACAGCAACCAAGGTAACGAATACCGGATTTTGGCTAACAAAATCATCAACAACGAAAACCTAAAGATTCCTACCCCAATTGAGATGGAAGAATTAGAAGAGTTGCTGATTGAGTTCGGTATTCTCGAAAGCGAAGAAAATGCTGCAAAAATGATTGCTACAACTTCAGAAAGCAAATCTAAGTAA
- a CDS encoding M3 family metallopeptidase, which yields MSANTTITQNPLLKGSGLPPFTEIQPEQVQPAFEQLLAELEQELTTLEANVQPTWDGLVEPLEKLSDRLTWSWSIVNHLMGVKNSPELRTAHEAVQPQVVQFANKLGQSQPIYNAFKQLRASDSWQTLESAQQRIVEAAIRDAELSGVGLQGEARERFNAIQMELAELATKFSNHVLDATTAFSLTLTTQAEVDGLPQSLLSLAAQAARATGAENATPENGPWRITLDIPSYTPFIQHSTRRDLREQLYKTYITRASSGELDNNPIIERTLELRQELANLLGFQNYAELSLASKMAPNVEAVEALLEELRSASYDASVKDLETLKAFAASKGAPEAADLRHWDISFWAERQREEKFAFTAEELRPYFPLPQVLDGLFGLVHRLFGITVTPADGQAPVWHEDIRYFQIADETGNPIAYFYLDPYSRPGEKRGGAWMDTCINRAIITENGVKTVRLPVAYLVCNQTPPVDGKPSLMTFYEVETLFHEFGHGLHHMLTKVNYAGAAGINNVEWDAVELPSQFMENWCYERTTLFSLAKHYETGETLPEHYYQKLLAARNYMSGSGILRQLHFSSVDLELHSHYHPGGQETAADVRHRVAQKTTVLPPLPEDAFLCAFGHIFAGGYAAGYYSYKWAEVLSADAFAAFEDAGLEDEVAIKATGRRYRDTVLALGGSKHPMEVFAAFRGREPSTASLLKHNGLLPNAA from the coding sequence ATGAGTGCGAATACTACCATTACTCAAAATCCTTTACTTAAAGGTTCTGGCTTGCCTCCATTTACGGAAATTCAGCCAGAACAAGTACAACCAGCCTTTGAACAATTATTGGCGGAACTGGAACAAGAACTGACTACCTTGGAAGCGAATGTACAGCCTACTTGGGATGGCTTGGTCGAACCTTTGGAAAAGTTAAGCGATCGCCTTACCTGGAGTTGGAGTATAGTAAATCATCTAATGGGTGTGAAAAATAGCCCAGAACTGCGTACAGCCCATGAAGCTGTGCAGCCACAAGTAGTGCAGTTTGCTAACAAGTTGGGACAAAGCCAACCCATCTACAATGCTTTTAAACAACTCCGCGCCAGTGATAGTTGGCAAACTTTAGAATCAGCTCAACAGCGAATTGTGGAAGCAGCCATTCGGGATGCAGAACTGTCCGGTGTGGGCTTGCAAGGAGAAGCACGGGAACGTTTCAATGCTATTCAAATGGAATTGGCAGAATTGGCTACCAAGTTCTCTAACCATGTCCTTGACGCAACCACAGCATTTAGCCTCACCCTCACTACTCAAGCAGAAGTTGACGGCTTACCCCAAAGTTTACTTAGTTTAGCAGCACAAGCCGCACGGGCAACTGGTGCAGAAAATGCCACACCAGAAAATGGCCCTTGGCGTATTACTTTAGATATCCCCAGTTACACCCCCTTCATCCAGCACAGCACCAGGCGTGATTTGCGCGAACAGCTTTACAAAACTTATATTACCCGCGCCTCATCTGGTGAATTAGATAACAACCCAATTATCGAACGGACTTTAGAGTTACGCCAAGAACTGGCAAATTTATTGGGCTTCCAAAATTATGCCGAGTTGAGCCTAGCCAGTAAAATGGCTCCCAATGTGGAAGCAGTTGAAGCACTATTAGAAGAATTACGCAGTGCTAGTTACGATGCATCTGTTAAAGATTTAGAAACCTTGAAAGCCTTTGCAGCCTCTAAAGGAGCGCCAGAAGCCGCAGATTTACGACACTGGGATATTAGCTTTTGGGCTGAACGCCAACGAGAAGAAAAATTTGCCTTCACCGCCGAAGAACTACGTCCTTACTTCCCCCTACCCCAAGTCCTCGATGGCTTATTTGGACTGGTGCATCGGCTGTTTGGCATTACTGTTACCCCAGCAGATGGACAAGCCCCAGTTTGGCACGAAGATATCCGTTATTTCCAAATAGCTGATGAAACTGGCAATCCCATCGCCTATTTCTACTTAGACCCTTACAGCCGTCCAGGTGAAAAGCGTGGCGGTGCATGGATGGATACCTGTATCAATCGCGCCATAATTACAGAAAATGGTGTAAAAACTGTACGTTTACCTGTGGCTTATTTGGTGTGTAACCAAACTCCGCCAGTGGATGGTAAACCTAGTTTGATGACATTCTATGAAGTAGAAACGCTGTTCCATGAATTTGGTCATGGGCTACATCATATGCTCACCAAGGTTAACTATGCTGGAGCCGCAGGCATCAATAATGTAGAGTGGGATGCAGTGGAACTACCAAGTCAGTTTATGGAAAACTGGTGTTATGAACGTACCACCTTATTTAGCTTGGCTAAACATTACGAAACTGGGGAAACACTACCAGAACATTATTATCAAAAGCTCCTAGCCGCCCGTAATTATATGAGTGGTAGCGGTATCTTGCGCCAACTCCACTTTAGTAGCGTTGATTTGGAATTACACTCTCACTATCACCCAGGTGGTCAGGAAACCGCCGCCGATGTGCGTCATCGAGTTGCCCAAAAAACTACTGTCTTACCACCACTACCAGAAGATGCTTTCCTCTGCGCTTTTGGACACATCTTTGCAGGTGGTTATGCTGCGGGATACTACAGTTACAAGTGGGCTGAGGTACTTAGTGCTGATGCTTTCGCCGCTTTTGAAGATGCTGGGCTAGAAGATGAAGTTGCCATTAAAGCTACGGGTAGACGTTATCGAGATACTGTATTAGCTCTTGGTGGTAGCAAGCATCCGATGGAGGTGTTTGCAGCGTTCCGAGGACGGGAACCGAGTACAGCTTCTTTGCTCAAGCATAATGGGTTGCTGCCCAATGCTGCTTAA
- a CDS encoding 2Fe-2S iron-sulfur cluster-binding protein, producing the protein MGNIKFVKEDKEVIAADGANLRLKAMDNGVDIYKFFGKLTNCGGVGQCGTCIVEIVEGIENLSTPTDVENRMLKKKPANYRLACQTLVNGPVSVVTKP; encoded by the coding sequence ATGGGTAATATCAAATTCGTTAAAGAAGATAAAGAAGTAATCGCTGCGGATGGTGCAAATCTGCGGCTTAAGGCAATGGATAATGGCGTTGACATTTATAAGTTTTTTGGCAAACTCACAAATTGTGGTGGTGTCGGTCAATGTGGTACTTGTATTGTTGAGATAGTTGAAGGAATCGAAAATCTTTCTACTCCGACAGATGTGGAAAATCGGATGTTAAAGAAAAAGCCAGCTAATTACCGTTTGGCTTGTCAAACTTTAGTAAATGGCCCAGTAAGTGTAGTAACCAAACCTTGA
- a CDS encoding acylphosphatase — MPNSTPQSQLIRVHVFVTGRVQGVGFRYSTVDTASQLGLTGWVRNLPDGRVEAVFEGARDIVEEMVRWCHAGPPAAVVQDVAVEYEEPEGLRGFEVKRLVN, encoded by the coding sequence ATGCCAAATTCTACACCACAGTCGCAGCTAATTCGCGTCCATGTCTTCGTTACTGGTAGAGTGCAGGGGGTAGGTTTTCGTTACTCTACTGTCGATACCGCCAGTCAACTGGGTTTAACTGGTTGGGTGCGGAATCTTCCTGATGGTCGTGTAGAAGCGGTGTTTGAGGGGGCGCGGGACATTGTGGAAGAGATGGTGAGGTGGTGTCATGCAGGCCCACCGGCGGCTGTGGTGCAAGATGTGGCGGTTGAGTATGAAGAACCGGAAGGGTTACGGGGATTTGAGGTGAAACGGTTGGTAAATTAA
- the psbM gene encoding photosystem II reaction center protein PsbM → MQVNDLGFVASILFVLVPSVFLIILYIQTASREGKKDS, encoded by the coding sequence ATGCAAGTTAATGACTTAGGGTTCGTAGCGAGCATTCTGTTCGTACTAGTACCCTCTGTGTTTTTAATAATTCTGTACATTCAAACAGCCAGCCGCGAAGGTAAAAAAGATAGTTGA
- a CDS encoding photosystem II reaction center protein K encodes MEAALLLAKLPEAYQIFDPLVDVLPIIPVFFLLLAFVWQAAVGFR; translated from the coding sequence ATGGAAGCAGCACTATTATTAGCAAAACTGCCTGAAGCTTACCAAATCTTCGATCCTCTGGTCGATGTTCTCCCAATTATTCCTGTTTTCTTTTTATTACTTGCTTTTGTGTGGCAAGCAGCTGTCGGATTTAGGTAA